In the Salmo trutta chromosome 13, fSalTru1.1, whole genome shotgun sequence genome, CATCGTTTTCCAGACCAGTCAGACCTCCCCGAATGTGTTCGCATCTGTAAATGTTCGGGGAGGTACTCCGATCCAGACTCACTGCGGAAAATAAACTAACATCTGTGGGCATAGCATAGTGTTTGGCCagagcaaggagtctgggtagctaGGCAAGTGGTGAATAGCTCAGTAGCCTGACATCAGTAAAAAAACAGATGATGCGTTGATTAGCAAGGCAGTGGAAGAGCTGACCCAGTGATCCACTGacccctctctgctcctctctaggTGACCTACAAAGCGCCCGAGCCCACGGGGGAACACTTCTTCGCCGAGTCCTTTGACATGGGGACCCTTGACAGGTGAGcactctgttttttttttattcaacttCGAAATTAAAGCAGGCACCGTTATATATAATTTATTATACACATGAAGTCTATATCAGAGAAGATACGATATTCAAACATGCTGCCCTGAAACTAAATCGCCTAGGTGGTAGAAACTGTGTCTTGTCTTCTTTTCATGTGCCACAATGTGCTGGGTAAGTGCTCACCATAGGACCAGCTGCTATTTAGACTTTTTGTAAGGATAAACACGAACCCAGCGCCTAGGCTATTCCCCCGGCAGCTTCCCCTATGGTGTCCAGGGGCTACCATGTTTACTTGACTCTCAAGTCATCTCGCTTCTCCTGTTTATTTCAGCTGGGTCCTGTCAAAGGCCAAGAAGGAGGACATTGATGAGGATATCGCCAAGTATGACGGTAGGCACCAAGACAATTCCTCTCTGTCACATTAGAACATAAAGCATTCTTCTGGGTAGTATTCCTTAGGGCACAACTTAGCAAAACATTTTACAACTAGAATTTTGGACAAGTCGAGGTAGTCTTACATTTCAGTAAATGTTCTTCCGTTTAGTGCCTCATGAATAAGACCCTAGGTTAGGCTCCATTCAGACATTTATCAAGTGAGTACTCTACTTGCGTGTTCGACCTCCGTCTTGCAGGTAAATGGGAGGTGGAGGACATGAAGGACGGCAAGCTGCCCGGCGACAAGGGCCTGGTCCTCAAGTCCCGTGCCAAACATCACGCCATCTCAGCCCAGCTCCTCAGGCCCTTCATCTTCGACACCAAGCCCCTCATCGTCCAATATGAGGTCAACTTCCAGCAAGGGATCGACTGTGGCGGCGCCTACGTCAAACTGCTCTCCCAGACACCCGACCTTAACCTGGTAAGAACATGCACACCGTGGTATTTAAGATGGAAACATCAAGTACAACTGCAGACTTCCTTTGTACATGCTCCCAAAGGTCTTTGTTTTTAATAGATCATGTTTACACCCGAGCTGTGTCTTCATCAGTACAAACATATTTTTTACCCAATACATCTGCACGTAGACTGCCTCCTTGAGGTTAATGTAGTTCTTCTGCCCTTCAGGATGAGTTTGTTGACAAGACTCCCTACACCATCATGTTCGGACCAGACAAGTGCGGCGAGGATTACAAGCTGCACTTCATCTTCCGCCACAAGAACCCCAAGACTGGCGAGTACGAGGAGAAGCACGCCAAAAAGCCCGACGCAGACCTGCGCACCTACTACACCGACAAGAAGACCCACCTTTACACGCTGGGTAAGACATTTCAACATGTTCTACTCACGAGGCCTATATACTCTTTGATGGTCCACTAGTCTACACTGACAAGAAGACTCGCCTAGGGAGACAACACGGTCAACAAGACATTTTCACATGTTCTATGAATCAGGTATGCGAATTACATTTCCACTTGTATTCCTCTAAacatctctacctacctctctcctctttctctctccttcctcctagTGGTGAACCCAGACAACAGCTTTGAGGTGCTGGTGGACCAGGCGGTGGTGAACAGTGGTAACCTGCTGACAGACATGACCCCCCCCATCAACCCGGCTGCCGAGATCGAGGACCCCGATGACCACAAGCCAGAGGACTGGGATGAGAGACCCAAGATCCAGGACCCTGACGCAGTCAAACCCGAGGACTGGTAAGTGTGCATATTTAAGTGTAGGTGAAAAAGGGGCTATTTCGCCAGGGTTTCTTGCATGTGCTTTTCAAATGTAGCTGTGGAAAATGTGTGTGTCAGCTGTCGACAGTTGttgcttttttttctctttcagaTGCCAGGTGTGcttatgtgtgttagtgtgtgtacccTCTGACTCTCCCCTGTCCCATAGGGATGAGGATGCACCGAAACAGATCCCGGATGAGGACGCAGTGAAGCCAGACGGCTGGCTGGATGATGAGTCCGAGTATACCAGCGACCCCGACGCGGTCAAGCCCGAGGACTGGTAACTACGATACCTTTACTCTCTCGTTCCGCTCATCCTTCCCCACATACCGTCCACCATGGTACTCCATCTCTTCTCTCGCTCTGCCCTCGTCTGCCACTCTATTCTTCGCCCCCTCCCTTTCATCTCTCCCCTTCTTTCTGCCCTTCATCTACCACTCTACTACCTCCCCTCTGTCTTTTCTGTCCCGTCGTGGTGTACCCTCATCTGGTTTAGCCCACTCATTTCTTGGAAGCTAATTGCTAGTGTTTGCGGCagctcctcctcttctctgtggAGAGAGCGGGCTTCCTGGTGAGAGTAGCTAATATCACACTGCGCGCTTTGCCTCAGGACAGCCAGGCCTGGTTTTTGGGCTCTGTagagccgcccccccccccccccccccccccccccccccccccgctctcaCTGTCTTTGATGTCTCACTTCTGTGGCGGAAATTAAATTAGAGCCCCCAGAGAAGAGGAGGAATGGGGCACAGTGGATAAAGGGGATTTATAGAAAGGGAGGAAAAGGAGATGCTGTTATTTTTCACTTATGCCTTCATGTTCTCTCAATTggatcttttttatttattttttggggtcTTTTGCTTTCTCACACCTACAGTAACTTGTAACCATATATCATCTTGTTGAACACTATGGCTTTGTCTGTATTGTGATCTGTGATGTTTTTCTCCAGGGATGAGGATATGGATGGTGAGTGGGAGGCCCCTCAGGTCCCTAACGCCCTCTGTGAAACCGCCCCCGGCTGTGGTGCCTGGCAACGGCCCATGATTGACAACCCCAGCTACAAGGGCAAGTGGAAGGCCCCCATGATCGACAATCCCAACTACCAGGTAACCCTTCACACC is a window encoding:
- the canx gene encoding calnexin isoform X4, whose translation is MELKVRYVLLLAVGLWSTLLLTTVSAHQEEEDEPIVEMGGDMDVEDDMEELDHGEELLDGEVEADMPPGPPSVPKVTYKAPEPTGEHFFAESFDMGTLDSWVLSKAKKEDIDEDIAKYDGKWEVEDMKDGKLPGDKGLVLKSRAKHHAISAQLLRPFIFDTKPLIVQYEVNFQQGIDCGGAYVKLLSQTPDLNLDEFVDKTPYTIMFGPDKCGEDYKLHFIFRHKNPKTGEYEEKHAKKPDADLRTYYTDKKTHLYTLVVNPDNSFEVLVDQAVVNSGNLLTDMTPPINPAAEIEDPDDHKPEDWDERPKIQDPDAVKPEDWDEDAPKQIPDEDAVKPDGWLDDESEYTSDPDAVKPEDWDEDMDGEWEAPQVPNALCETAPGCGAWQRPMIDNPSYKGKWKAPMIDNPNYQGVWKPRKIANPAFFEDLHPFRMTPFNAVGLELWSMSSDIFFDNFFITNERHTADHWANDGWGLKKAAEGALEPGLVNQMMTAADERPWLWVVYVLTVAVPLVLIIVFCCTGKKTAAADYKKTDEPQPDVMEEEVVEKAEPDQVKEEKSQPAAEKNSDAEDSPAEKEEVNEEEGEEDEEEEEDEVNEEVREQ
- the canx gene encoding calnexin isoform X1 translates to MELKVRYVLLLAVGLWSTLLLTTVSAHQEEEDEPIVEMGGDMDVEDDMEELDHGEELLDGEVEADMPPGPPSVPKVTYKAPEPTGEHFFAESFDMGTLDSWVLSKAKKEDIDEDIAKYDGKWEVEDMKDGKLPGDKGLVLKSRAKHHAISAQLLRPFIFDTKPLIVQYEVNFQQGIDCGGAYVKLLSQTPDLNLDEFVDKTPYTIMFGPDKCGEDYKLHFIFRHKNPKTGEYEEKHAKKPDADLRTYYTDKKTHLYTLVVNPDNSFEVLVDQAVVNSGNLLTDMTPPINPAAEIEDPDDHKPEDWDERPKIQDPDAVKPEDWDEDAPKQIPDEDAVKPDGWLDDESEYTSDPDAVKPEDWDEDMDGEWEAPQVPNALCETAPGCGAWQRPMIDNPSYKGKWKAPMIDNPNYQGVWKPRKIANPAFFEDLHPFRMTPFNAVGLELWSMSSDIFFDNFFITNERHTADHWANDGWGLKKAAEGALEPGLVNQMMTAADERPWLWVVYVLTVAVPLVLIIVFCCTGKKTAAADYKKTDEPQPDVMEEEVVEKAEPDQVKEEKSQPAAAEKNSDAEDSPAEKEEVNEEEGEEDEEEEEDEVNEEKQEDDLRRSPRNRKLRKD
- the canx gene encoding calnexin isoform X2: MELKVRYVLLLAVGLWSTLLLTTVSAHQEEEDEPIVEMGGDMDVEDDMEELDHGEELLDGEVEADMPPGPPSVPKVTYKAPEPTGEHFFAESFDMGTLDSWVLSKAKKEDIDEDIAKYDGKWEVEDMKDGKLPGDKGLVLKSRAKHHAISAQLLRPFIFDTKPLIVQYEVNFQQGIDCGGAYVKLLSQTPDLNLDEFVDKTPYTIMFGPDKCGEDYKLHFIFRHKNPKTGEYEEKHAKKPDADLRTYYTDKKTHLYTLVVNPDNSFEVLVDQAVVNSGNLLTDMTPPINPAAEIEDPDDHKPEDWDERPKIQDPDAVKPEDWDEDAPKQIPDEDAVKPDGWLDDESEYTSDPDAVKPEDWDEDMDGEWEAPQVPNALCETAPGCGAWQRPMIDNPSYKGKWKAPMIDNPNYQGVWKPRKIANPAFFEDLHPFRMTPFNAVGLELWSMSSDIFFDNFFITNERHTADHWANDGWGLKKAAEGALEPGLVNQMMTAADERPWLWVVYVLTVAVPLVLIIVFCCTGKKTAAADYKKTDEPQPDVMEEEVVEKAEPDQVKEEKSQPAAEKNSDAEDSPAEKEEVNEEEGEEDEEEEEDEVNEEKQEDDLRRSPRNRKLRKD
- the canx gene encoding calnexin isoform X3, translated to MELKVRYVLLLAVGLWSTLLLTTVSAHQEEEDEPIVEMGGDMDVEDDMEELDHGEELLDGEVEADMPPGPPSVPKVTYKAPEPTGEHFFAESFDMGTLDSWVLSKAKKEDIDEDIAKYDGKWEVEDMKDGKLPGDKGLVLKSRAKHHAISAQLLRPFIFDTKPLIVQYEVNFQQGIDCGGAYVKLLSQTPDLNLDEFVDKTPYTIMFGPDKCGEDYKLHFIFRHKNPKTGEYEEKHAKKPDADLRTYYTDKKTHLYTLVVNPDNSFEVLVDQAVVNSGNLLTDMTPPINPAAEIEDPDDHKPEDWDERPKIQDPDAVKPEDWDEDAPKQIPDEDAVKPDGWLDDESEYTSDPDAVKPEDWDEDMDGEWEAPQVPNALCETAPGCGAWQRPMIDNPSYKGKWKAPMIDNPNYQGVWKPRKIANPAFFEDLHPFRMTPFNAVGLELWSMSSDIFFDNFFITNERHTADHWANDGWGLKKAAEGALEPGLVNQMMTAADERPWLWVVYVLTVAVPLVLIIVFCCTGKKTAAADYKKTDEPQPDVMEEEVVEKAEPDQVKEEKSQPAAAEKNSDAEDSPAEKEEVNEEEGEEDEEEEEDEVNEEVREQ